One Hemitrygon akajei chromosome 21, sHemAka1.3, whole genome shotgun sequence genomic region harbors:
- the LOC140714336 gene encoding dual oxidase maturation factor 1-like: protein MTFYDGRYPFYPIARPPVVFNTIQIVVIIIFLVFLLAFLIVLIGIRGTERLHGLMKVTLSLFIGVVIVVVNFTTNWERGFAIVNTTYKSFSKTNVVAEIGLHVGLAGLNITLKGLPQNQLNETINYNEEFLWMNGRIYENEYRKGLERGLPDPILYVAEKFTPSSPCGVYLQYRVSGTYASATMWVALVAWMLANILLWINVLLYGAYMMLVSGFFMIFSVISFGTTRKTPLCDIQFDQVKLDSALGPSFWLSLAIALLTLLIGATIIVLSFFAPKILSRVFLINDDNNDEDTSMDHYYNISFQEENKPTNGLQLKSMEGAV from the exons ATGACCTTTTATGATGGCCGTTACCCCTTCTATCCAATAGCACGGCCACCAGTCGTGTTCAACACCATTCAAATTGTGGTTATTATCATCTTTTTAGTCTTCCTGCTAGCTTTTCTCATTGTACTTATTGGCATTCGTGGAACTGAA AGACTTCATGGGCTTATGAAAGTAACTCTAAGTCTTTTTATCGGAGTTGTTATCGTTG TTGTTAATTTCACCACAAACTGGGAAAGAGGATTTGCCATAGTGAACACAACGTATAAATCATTCAGCAAAACTAATGTCGTGGCAGAAATCGGGCTTCATGTTGGATTAGCAGGACTAAATATAACCCTAAAAG GGCTCCCTCAAAACCAGCTGAACGAAACTATCAATTACAACGAAGAATTTTTGTGGATGAATGGAAGAATCTATGAAAACGAGTATCGCAAGGGGCTGGAGAGGGGTCTTCCAGATCCAATTTTGTATGTAGCAGAAAAGTTCACTCCAAGCAGCCCCTGTGGTGTTTACTTACAGTACAGAGTCTCTGGTACTTATGCCTCAGCTACAATGTG GGTTGCCCTTGTTGCTTGGATGCTGGCCAATATCCTGCTGTGGATCAATGTCCTTTTATATGGAGCCTATATGATGCTGGTATCCGGTTTCTTCATGATATTTTCAGTGATCTCCTTTGGCACGACAAGGAAGACACCACTCTGTGATATTCAGTTTGACCAAGTGAAGCTGGACAGTGCTCTTGGCCCATCCTTTTGGCTGTCATTGGCAATAG CATTGTTGACTTTACTCATTGGAGCAACCATCATTGTGCTGagcttctttgctccaaagatcTTGAGCAGAGTATTTCTAATAAATGACGATAACAACGATGAAGACACATCGATGGATCATTATTATAATATCAGCTTCCAGGAGGAAAACAAGCCTACCAATGGTTTACAACTGAAA AGTATGGAAGGTGCCGTATAA